Below is a window of Ralstonia pickettii DNA.
AGCGCCGCCGTCAGCACCACGAAGTTCATCACGCCTGCACCCCCGGCAATCCCGAGGATTTCCATCACCCGCACAAACGGGCTCTTGCCCGTGCCGGCTTGCTGCCACGGCACAACGGCGAGCATCAGCGCGAGCGTGCACAGGTAGAAGAACACCAGCCGGAACAGCGTTGAGCGGAAGGCGCTGGTGGCGGCGGCTTCGGGCTCGCGTGCCTCGCCGGCGGCCACCGCAATCAGCTCGATGCCGAAGAAGCTGAAGATGCTGACCACCGCACCGAACCACACACCATTCCAGCCGTGCGGCAGAAAACCGCCCGTGGTTACGTAGTTGTGAAAGCCGATCGGGCCGCCTTCGGGCGCGCGATAGATGGCGAAGCTGGCCACCGCCAGAAACGCGACGATGGCTACCACCTTGATCATCGAGCACCAGTATTCGGCCACGCCAAACACATCGACGCTGCTTGCATTGATCCACACCAGCACGGCCGAGAACCCGGCAATCCACACCCACGCCGGCACGCCCGGAAACCAGTACGCCATGTACACCGCCACCGCGGTCACCTCCGCACCGATCACGAAAACGACGGCCGCCCAATACGCATAGCGCACGAGGAAGCCGGCGAGCGGGCTCACGTAGTGTTCGGCATAGGCACCGAAGGAACCGGTGGTCGGGTGCGCCACCACCATTTCTGCCAGGCAGCCCATGAGCAGCAGCGCGATGAACGCCCCGATGGCGTAGCTGACGATGACGCCCGGGCCGGCCAGTTGGATGGCCGCCCCGCTGCCCAGGAACAAGCCTGTTCCGATCGCGCTGCCGATGGCGATCATGGTGAGTTGCGCGGAAGACAAGCGGTGCTGCAGGCCGCCTTCGCGCGCGGCCAGCGCTTCGAAGCTGCCGGTGGCCTTGGTCATGGTGTGGTGTCCTGGATCTGAAGAAGGGCCCGGATGCGCAGGTGCCATCCGTTGGAAGCCGCGCATTTTACGCGGGGGGGAGGGTGGGAAAGAGGCGCCCTTCATTCATCGCGCCCACCGCATGGTTGATCGAAACATTCCATTTCACCGATCAACGAAAGCTTTCTAGAGTTCTGTGCACAACCTCATCACAGCCTGCGGACCGCGTTGCATCGGGCTGCGCGCAAAAAGAACGACCCACCAACAGAGGAGACCACCATGAAGCTTCCGATTCTGGGAGGCGCGCTCGCGCTCGCCTGCGCGCTGGCCGCTTGCGGCGGAAATTCGGATGCTGGCCCGCCGGCCCCCGTGGCGAGCACAGCCCCGGCGCCGGCCTATCGCATCACGGTCAGCAAGACCGAGCCGGTGGCGGGCACGTTCGGCAACGTTGGTGCGTACGAGAAGATCTCCGGCACCTTCACCGGCGAGGTCGACCCCGCGGATGCGCGTAATGGCATCATCACCGACCTCAAGCTCGCCCCGCGCAACGCCAACGGCAACGTCGAATACACCTCGGAGTTCGTGCTGTTCAAGCCGGTGGACATGTCCAAGGCCAACGGCGTGCTGCGCTACGACGCGCCCAACCGGGGCAACATCGTCAATCTCGATCCGTACTTTGCCTCGCGCGGTTACGTCTTCCTATCGTCGGCGTGGCAGGGCGACGTGCCGGAAAGCGCCGGCCGCGTGACGTTGACGGTGCCGGTTGCGAAGAACGCCGACGGCTCGTCCATCATCGGCACCTACCGCGCCGAACTGCTGCCCACGGTGGCGACCACGGCGTCATTGACCTTGCCTGGCGGTGCGTTCAACGGCGCGATGGTGCCGTACGCGCCGGCCAGCCTCGACAACACGCAACCCGGCTACGTGCTCACGCGCCGCATCAACGAGAGCGACCCGCGCCAGCTCATTCCCGCTACGGACTGGAAGTTCGCCCAATGCAGCAGCACCGTGCCGTTTCCGGGCACGCCTGACCCGGCCAACATCTGCGTCAAGGGCGGGTGGGATCCGCAATACCTCTACGAACTCGTCTACGTCGCCAAGGACCCGAAGGTGATGGGCCTGGGCCTGGCTGCCGTGCGCGACATGGTCTCGTTCCTGCGCAGTGCTCCGGCCGATGCGCCGGGCGTTGCCAATCCGGTTGCGGGCGCTATCCGATACGCCATCGGGTCGGGCGTATCGCAATGCGGCAACTTCATGAAGACCTTCATCAACTTGGGTTTCAACCAGGCCGCCGACGGCTCAAAAGTGTTCGACGGCGTGTTTGCACAGATCGCCGCGCGGCAGACCAACATCAACATGCGCTTTGCCGTGCCGGGAGGCGGCGGTGGCGTGCGTGCCGATCACACCGCGTTCGGTCAGGGCGGCCGGCGCGGGCTGGCGAAAGACTATGTTGACGATGTAGCAGGCCGGCAGGGCGGCATCATGACCCGTTGCGATGCATCGGGCACGTGCCCGAAACTGTTCGTCGGCTTCAGCGGCACGGAATTCTGGACGTTGCAGGGCTCGCCCATGCTGACCGACGCGTTCGGCACCAAGGATCTGGTCCAGCCCGACAACGCGCGTGTCTATTACTACGCAAGCTCTCAGCATCTGCTGGGCGCGCCGTCGGTTCCGGGCGCGTCTGCCGCTGCCGTCTTCGGACCGGCGTACAACGCGCTGTATGCCACGAACGGCAACACCGGCGTGGTGCCGGTCATCCGGGCGCTGTATCAGGATCTGGAGGACTGGGTCGTGCGCGGTACGCAGCCGCCCGACAACCAGGTGCCGCGCATTGCAGATGCCACGCTGGTTGCGCCTGCGCACGTCGCGTTTCCGGCCATTCCGGGCGTGACATACACGGGTTTGGTGAACACGTTCCACCTGCTTGACTGGGGCCCGCAATACACCCCGCAAGATGAAACCGGCATTGCCACGCAGGTGCCGCCGGCCTATCTGGGCCGCGACTACGCCATCCTCGTGCCGCAGGTGGATGCAGACGGCAACGACATTGCCGGCATCCGCAGCCTGGACGTGGCCGTGCCGCTGGCCACCAACACCGGCTGGAACACGATCAACCGGCCGGGGATTGTCGATCAGCCGGGGCTGGTGGGCTCATTCTTTCCGTTGCAAAAGACGGCGGCTGCGCGCGCCAGTGCAAATGATCCGCGCTTGTCCATCGAAGAGCGCTATGGCACGCAGAGCGGCTACGTGGCGGCCGTGACGGCTGCGGCCAGCAGTCTGGTGGCGCGGCGTTTCCTGTTGCAGGCCGATGCGGACGCTGCAATCGCTTACGCCACGGCGCATGCGGTGCTGCCGTAAGTGGGCGGGGCTAGACCACCGCCAGCTTTGGCCGCTCCTGTCTGGGCAAGACCACGTTGCGGCCGGCGGCCTTGGCTTCATACAGCCGCCCGTCGGCCAGTCGAACGAGGTCTTCCAGCGTGTAGTCTTCGGCGGCCACGCCCGAATGCACGGCCACGCCGATGCTCACCGTCAGCTTGCCGTACGCGCTTCCCGCGTTCGGCTCGTCTGCGGCCAACACCGCGGCCCGAATGGCCTCGGCCACGCGCACGGCCCCGCTCAGATCCGTATTGGGCAGCACGGCGCAGAACTCCTCGCCGCCGTAGCGGCCCGCAAAATCGCCGGGGCGCTTGATGCTGTCGTTCACGCAGCGCGCCACGGTGCGCAGCGCGGTGTCGCCGGCGGCGTGCCCGTAGCGGTCGTTGTAGCGCTTGAAATCGTCCACGTCGATCATCAACACCGCCATCGGGGTGTGATGCCGATTGGCACGGCGCCATTCCACATCGAGCGCGGCGTCCAGGGCGCGGCGCGTGCCGAGGCCGGTCAGGCTGTCCGTATTGGCCAGCAAATGCAATTGCTGCTCCATTTCGAACCGCTTGCGCAGATGCTGCGCAAACAGGATCGACAGCGCGATGAACACCGCATCGAGCATCAGCACGATGCCGCCGATCACCCACGCGCGCTGCCACCACTCGGCGTAGATGTCTTCGGTGGCAAGCCCGACGGTGACGATGAGCGGGTGGTCGCCGATATGGCGGAAGCTGAACAGCCGCTCGATACCGTCAAGGCCCGCGACGTCCACATACGAGCCTTCCGGTGCGAGCAGCCGCTTCTGGAACGCGGTGGCATCGGCCAGGCTGCGGCCGATGAGCTTTTCGTTGTACGGGCGCCGCATGAGCAGCGTGCCGTCGGTGCGGATCAGCGTGACGGTGGCGTGGGGGCCAAGGTTGATGCCGTCGAACAGCCGCCGGAAGTAGTTCAGCCGCAGCGTGCCGACCACGATGCCGTTGAATTCGCCGTGCGGGCCGTTCAGGCGCCGGCTGAGCCCCAGCGATCGGTCCAGGCCGGTCGCGCGCGGGATGAACGGCTCGCTGATGTACAGCCCGACGTTGTCGGAGCCTTGATGCACTTGAAAATAGTCGCGGTCGCCCAGGTAAATGCGCCGTGGCGGCACCGAGTGCGAATCGATGACCACGTCGCCGGCCTTGTCGGTCACCAGCAGCGAGCCCAGGTCCTGCGCATTGGTCGAACGGTCGAACAGCACGAGCTGGCGAACGTTGGGCGGCAGCGCCAGCATGGCAGGATCGCGCACGCCGTCGATCACGGCCTGCAGCGAGAGGTCGTACACCTCGATGTTCCGGGCGATGTCGCGCTGCAGGATCAGCGAAAGGTTGTCGGCGGCATCGCGTGCGCGGGCCAGTGCGTCCGAGCGCATTTCCCACAGTGACAGCGCGGTGAGCGCGGCCAGCATCAGCGAAAGCACTGACGCGCCGATGATCAGCAGAGAGGGCCGCCGAAGGAATGCACCGGTGGCGCGCTGTAAAGGCATGCGCAGAATTGTGAAAATATTGAAAAGGGTGGTGTGAGTTGTGTACCGGACTCCACCTTCCTACGCAATACTGACTAAGACGTTTTCAGCACCGAAAAGGTTTGCGCATCCCGATTCGATCCCTTCTGCGCAACGTTTTTCGGCTGCTCGGGCGCACAGTTTGCTGAGCATCGGCTGAGTGCCGCACCTGTCGTGCCGGGCACACCCCTCGCCGGACATACGCTCATGCCGCCCTCCATGTCATCCTGTTAATCCGGCTTTGCCTATTCTGGGTAAGCATCCTTGGAGAACGCCATGCCAGAGCCAGACGATCGCGCCTCACCCACGCCGGCGCCCGCCAATCCGCATCCGCCCGTGGCCGACACGCACGAGGAAGCGCTGCTGGATGAAGGCATCGAGGAAACCTTTCCCGCGAGCGACCCGGTTTCCGTTGATGCCGGCAAGCCCAATGTGCCGCCCAAGCCGCCGGAGAGCGCGCCCAAACCGTAAAATGCGCAAACGCGTGTCAACGAATCGGCCTCTTCAGCCGTATTACGTTGGCCGCCAATAGCGTGCGAATCCAACACACGCGCCGTTTGAGGCGCGAGTCGCGAGAAGGCCGGCGCGCGCCGCCAGCCCGTGCCGATAGGCCGGGTCCAATCAAGAAGTCGATATCGTCCGAAGCGTGAGCTTCGGGGGATTGGCTTGCCGCGCTCTTCCATCGGCGGGTGTCCGGATTCGCATGTCGCATCGACAAGGCCCTCCGCCCAGCCAGCAGGATTTCGTTTTCACCATGCCTGACGCCGCGTCCAACGACGCCAGTCCAACACCCCGCCGATCCTCGGCCCACCCCGCGCCTGCCACGCCGGCCACGCCTGCGCGGCCCGATTCCGGCCTCGGCCTTGCCGGCTGGATCGTGGTCGGCATGGTGCTCGTGCTTGGCGCACTCGTGTTCGACAGCCTGTATGCCCTGCTGGACCACGTTCACTACGCCGATATGGTCGCCGCGCTGCAGGCGACGCCGCGCTCGCACCTGCTGCTGGCCGTGCTGGCCACGGCGCTGAGCTACGTTGCCCTGACCGGCTACGACGCGTCCGGCCTGCGCTATGCCGGCGCGCACGTCGCCCCCGCCACGGTCGCCACCACTTCGTTCATCGCTTACGCGCTGGGCAACACTATCGGCCTCGGTTCGTTGACAGCCGGGGCGGTGCGCACGCGCCTGTACGCGGCGGCCGGGGTCGATGCCGCCCGCGTGACGGAGGCGGTTGCGTTTGATGCCGGGGCGCTCGGCGTGCCCACCACCGCCTTTGGCGCAGTCGGGCTGCTCTGGGGCGCGCCGCACATCGCCGCCATTACGCATCTGCCGGTGGCATTGCTCGAAGTGGTGGCCTTGCTGGTGCTGGCGGGCGTCGTTGCGTTGCTGCTGCTGTGCATGCGCCAGCGCCATGTGATGCTCTTCGGCCGCTGGGAGATCCGCCTGCCGCCGCCCGGCTTGGCCGCGCGTCAGTTCGCGATCTCGGCGGCGGACATGATTGCGGCCGCGGCGGCGCTGTGGGTGCTGATGCCGGCAGGCGCGGTCGATCTGCCGACGTTCGTGGCGTTCTACGCGCTGGCGGTCACGCTGGGCGTCCTGAGCCAGAGCCCGGGCGGCCTGGGCGTGTTCGAGGCCGTCATCCTCCTAGGCTGCAGCGGCCAGGCGCCGCCGGCCGAGGTGCTGGCCGCGCTGCTGTTCTACCGCGTCATCTATTTCCTGCTGCCGCTTGTCGTGGCTGCGGCCATGCTCGGCGCGTTCGAGTTGCGTTCGGGCGCCGGGGCGCCGTTCGGCCGCGCTGCGGTCAAGCTGTCGCCAGGGCTGCTGGCCGCGCTGACGATGGTGGCGGGCGTAATGCTGCTGGTCTCGGGCGTCACCCCGGCCAGCGACGAAGCGGAAGACCTCCTGCGCATGCACGTGCCGCTGTTCGTGGTGGAAGCCTCCCACATGATCGGCAGCGTGGCCGGGTTCATCATGCTGTTTGTCGCACGCGGGCTGTTGCACCGGCTGGACGCCGCGTGGTGGGCGGCGCTGGTGCTGTCGCTGCTCACCGGCGTGCTGGCGCTGCCCAAGGGCATTGCCGTGTCGGAGATGGCGGTGCTGGTGACCCTGGCGGTGCTGCTCGTCGTCTCGCGCCGGCAGTTTGACCGGCCGTCGTCGCTGTTCTCGCAGCGGTTGGAGGCGGGATGGCTGCTCGCCATGGTCTGCGTGTTTGCGGCGTGTGTGTGGATCCTCTTCTTCGCCTACCGCGAGGTGGCCTACGCCAACCAGCTCTGGTGGCAATTCACCTTCGACGGCGATGCGCCGCGTTCGATCCGCGCGCTGATGGCCGTGGCCGTGACGGGGCTCGGCTTCGGCATGTGGCAGCTCTTTCGCAAGGAGCCGGGCGTTACCACCTACCCCAGCGACGAAGAACTCGCCCGCGCGGCCGAGATCGTCCGCAAGCAGCCCGCCGCCGACGCCACGCTCGCGCTGATGGGCGACAAAAGCCTGCTGTTCTCGCCGTCGGGTAACGCGTTCATCATGTACGCCAAGCAAGGGCGCTCGTGGGTGGCGCTGTCCGACCCCGTGGGCGCGCAGCAGGAATGGCCCGAACTGATCTGGCGCTTTATCGAAATGGCCGACGCGCATGGCGGGCGCGCCGCGTTCTACAAGACGCGGCCGCAGACGCTGCCGCTGTATCTCGATGCGGGCCTGCGCGCCTACAAGCTGGGCGAGGAGGCGTATGTGTCGCTGCCCGAGTTCAGCCTGAAGGGCTCGCGCCGTGCCAACCTGCGCCATGGCGTGACGCGCGGCGAACGCGAAGGGCTGTCGTTCGAGATCATCCCGACGGCGGAGGTGTCGACCGTGCTGGACGAATTGCGCGCCATCTCCGATGAATGGCTGCGCAATCAGAACGCGCGCGAGAAGGGTTTCTCGCTCGGCGCATTTGAGGACCGTTACATCCTCAGCCAGCCTGTGGCGGTGGTGCGCCGCGAAGGCGTGATCCTCGCGTTTGCCACGCTGATGTGCCCTGACGTGCTGCGCATCGAGGCGAGCGTCGACCTGATGCGCTATCGCAGCGACGTGCCGCCGGGCACGATGGATTTCCTGTTCGGCAAGGTCATCCTCCACTTCCAGGCGCAGGGGTATCAGCGTTTCGGGCTGGGCATGGCGCCGATGTCGGGCATGGTTGAGCATCAGCTTGCACCGCGCTGGCACCGCTTCGGACGGATGATGTTCCGGCACGGTGCGCGCTTCTACAATTTCAGAGGGCTGCGCAATTTCAAGGACAAGTTCGAGCCGGTGTGGGAAGCCCGCTACCTCCTCGCACGTGGCGGTCTTGCGCCACTGTTCACATTGACGGACGTCGCCGCGCTGATCGGCGGCGGCTTGAAGGGAGTGATCTCCAAATGAGTTGGCAAGCACCGCGCACGCAAGAGGCGCGGCATCGGGGAGTGCTACGCGAAGGCTTGCGTTGGGCGGGGCATGCAGGTGCCATCGGCATGATGCTGGCAGCGTCCTGGGCCATCGCCGCCGATGCTCCTGCGCCTGCACCCAAACCGGCACCCGTGCAGGGCGCGGTGCTGGTTCCGCCCGTGGGTATGACAGGGGCGAGTGGTGTCGTGGCGGTGCCGCCGCGTGGTGACATGCCGCCTCGGCTGCAAATGAGCGGAGCCGCGGTGACGGCGAACAAGGCAGCCAATGGCGGCGTGCTGTCGCTGCCGGTGGTGGCGCCCGCTACGCCCGCCGCCGCACCGGGTGCCGTCGAATTTGTCACGCACGGGCGTTTTCGCGATGTGCCGGTCTACAAACCGAAGGGCGAAATCCGCACCGTCGTGTTGATGCTGTCGGGCGATCTCGGCTGGACGCCCGCTGCCTCGCGCATGGCAGAGAGCCTTGCGCAGCAGGGGGCGCTGGTGGCAGGCCTGTCGACGCCCGCGTTGTTTGCGAGCCTGGAAGCCGACCCGGGCGATTGCGCTTTCCCCGATGGCGATCTCGAAAACTTCAGCCGCTTCCTGCAGGCCTATGAGAAGGTGCCCGGCTACTACCCGCCCATCCTGGTCGGCGACAACGAAGGCGGTGCGCTGGCCTACGCCATGATTGCCCAAGCGCGCCCGAACATCTTTGCCGCAGCCATGTCGATGGAGTTCTGCCCGGTGCTGGAGCTGCACAAGCCGCTGTGCAAAGGCGAGGGTGTGCACTTCAGCCGCCGCATGAGCGAGAGCCGCACCACGGCCAAGCGGGTCAAGCCCCCCGAAAACGCGGGCGTGGTCCTGCTACCCGCCACGAAGCTGTCTGCGCCGTGGGTGGCGCTGCAATCGACCGTACCGACGTCGTTTGCGCGGCGCTCCGGTCCGCTGTGCGAAGCGCGTGCCACGCAAGCCTTCATCGATACGATTTCGGGGGCGCAATCGGTGGCGTTGCCGGCCGCCGCGTCGGCTGCCAATGCGCCGCCCGTGACCGCCTCCGAGCCATTCAAAACCGCCTTCGCCAAGCTTGTCGCGCAGCGCAAACCACCGCCCCCGCCCCCGCCCGCGGCGGTTTCCGACTTGCCGATCATCGAGGTGCCCGCGCAGCCCGGTACGTCGTCCGAGCTGTTCGCTGTGCTGCTCTCGGGAGATGGCGGTTGGGCAGGGCTGGACAAGGAGGTCGCCGCGGCGCTTTCCAAATCCGGCGTGTCGGTGGTCGGTATCGATTCGCTGCGCTATTTCTGGACGCCGCGCACGCCTGCCTCCGCCGCCGCAGACATGGACCGCCTCGTGCGCTTTTACGCCGCGCGCTGGAAGAAGCAGAAGGCGTTGCTGATCGGCTATTCGCAAGGCGCAGACGTGCTGCCCTTCATCGTCAACCGCTTGCCGGCGGCGTCGCGCGAGCATGTTGCGCTGGCCGTGATGATGGGCCTGGGCAAGCGCGCCGATTTTGAGTTCCACATGACGAACTGGGTGTCGAGCAGCGCATCCGGCCTGCCGATCCTGCCCGAGGTGCAGAAGCTGCCGGCGGGTCTGGGCATGTGCATCTACGGCAAGGAAGAGAAGGACACCAACTGCCCTGGCCTGGATCCGAAGCAGGTGCAGCTCGTGAAGCTGCCGGGCGGCCATCACTTTGATGGCGATTACGCCAAGCTGGCGCGCATCATTCTTGAAGGCGCGCGTGCAGCGGGGAACGCCGCGCGCTAGCCTGCCAGCGCCGCGGCTGACGTGCGTCGAGCGGCCCCGGGCGTCACCCCATTGAACCGCTTGAACGCCCGGCTGAATGCCGCCTCCGACTGGTAGCCCAGCCGGCTGGCGGCTTCTGCCAGCGGCACGCGCTCTTCCTGCAGCCAGCCCAGAGCAATCTGCATGCGCCATCGGGCGACGTATTGCATGGCCGGTTCACCCACCAGGCGCGTGAAGCGTGCCGCAAATGCAGAGCGCGACATGGCCGCCGCGTCGGCGAGGGCGTTCAATGTCCAATCGCGTTCGGGCTCCCGGTGGATGAGCGCCATCGCGCGGCCGATCTGCTTGTCTTGCAACGCGCCGACCCAGCCGCTGCGCGCGGCCGGATCGCGCTCGATCCAATCGCGAATGGCCAGGATGACGAGGATGTCCGCCAGCCGCGTCACCATGGTTTCGCCGCCGGGTTGCGGCGTGCGAGCCTCGGCGGCCATGAAGTGCAGCGTCTGGTCGATCCACTGTGCGTGCGGAGACTGGCGGCTGTCGATGCACAGCGCCGCCGGCAGCAGCGCCGCCAGCCGTCGTGCGGCCGGATGGTTGAAGCGCACGGCTGCGCAGACCATCCGCGCAGGCTCGCCGCCGCCGCCGTGGCGCAGAACCTCGTAGCGCTCGCTCATCAGCTCGCGGGGCAGGTCGAACAGGCCGGCGGACGCGACGCCCGGCTGGCTGGTCAGCCTGTGCCCGGTGCCGCGCGGCACGATGGCCAGGTCGCCGACGCTGAGCGGGCGGGGCGCCTCGCCATCCAGTTCCAGCCAGGCGCACCCGCTGGCAACCACGTGCAGCATCATGCAATCGGGCATCGGCGGCAGGGCGAGCCCCCACGGCGCGGAGAACTCCGAGCGGCAATAGAACACGCCGTTCATGCGCAGAAAGTGCAGCGCTTCGCCCAGGGGGTCGATGTGGGTCCAGGGGGAGGGGGTGTTCATAGTGGCATCCGGTCCGTGACATGCGCATTCTGCTCTGATCTGGACGATCGGGCATGAACGCAGGACGCGCAATCACATCGCAGGCGGCGCGGCTTTCCATACTGGAGGCGTCTTCTACCCGCCATGCCTCCAGGAGCGCTCCCATGCCGATCGTCCAGACTTTTAACGTTCCCCCTGTCTCTTCCGTCCTCGTTCTGGGCGCGACCGGCAAGACCGGTGCGCGTGTCGCCCAAGGCCTGCGCAACCATGGCGTGACCGTGCGCGAGGGCTCGCGTAACGCCAGCCCCGCATTCGATTGGGAGGACGCTGCCACCTGGGCGCCGGCGTTGGCCGGCATGGATGGCGTCTACATCAGCTATCAGCCGGACTTGGCTGCGCCGGGCGCAGAGGCGGCCATCGCCGCATTCGCCGATGCTGCCAAGGCAGCAGGCGTGCGCCATCTTGTGCTGCTCTCGGGCCGTGGCGAACCGGCTGCACAGCGCTGCGAAGCCATCGTCCAGAACAGCGGACTCGCCTGGACGGTGCTGCGCGCGGCCTGGTTCAACCAGAACTTCAGTGAGGGCCATCTGCTTGAACCCGTGCTGGCCGGCGTGATCGCGCTGCCAGCCGGCAATGTCGCCGAACCATTCGTCGACGCCGATGACCTGGCCGATGCCGCCATCGCCGCATTCACCGATGTGCGGCATCTCGGCCAGTTGTACGAGATGACGGGGCCGCGCGCGCTCACATTTTCGGAGGTGGCGGGCATCCTGAGCGATGCCCTCGGCCGCACCATCCACTATCAGCCGATGGAAACCGGTGCCTATGTCGACATGCTGTCCGATTACGTGCCACGCGCGTTTGCGGAATTTCTGGGCGGGCTGTTCAGCGAGGTGCTGGATGGCCGCAACACGCAGGTGGCCGACGGCGTGCAGCGGTCGCTCGGGCGCGCGCCGCGGGATTTTGCCGACTACGTGCGAGATGCGGCGAAAACCGGTGCCTGGAGTGCGCTGACGGTGTCGGGCTAGGCCGGGGCCGGGGCCGGCATGCCGGCGGTTGTAGCCAATGACTGCACACATTCATCCACGCTCAGCTCATGCAGCATCTCGGTGCGCAGCGTGTCGTCGGTGGCCCGCTGCAGGACGGTCAGCGCGCGCGGCTTGAGCCGCACCAGCATCAGTTGCAGGCCGCGCGCTGCGCATTCGGCGGCAAAGATGCGCAGCGCTTCGATGGCGGAGCCGTCCACGTCCGGCGTTTCTTCCAGGCTGAGCATGATGGTTCGCAGCGCAGGCTCGTGCGGCTGCTGCAGCATCGCGCGAACCTGGCCGAGCACGCGTTCGGTGTTGGCGAAGAACAGCGGCACCTCGGGCCGGACGATGAGCACGCCAGGCACGGGCTTGGCTTCGGGGTGTAGAGACACATCGACGAAATCGTGGCTCTCGCGCAGGCGGCCGAGCACGCTTACGTTGGGCTCGGAAAGCTTGCGCAGGGTGAGGAGCAAGCTCACGCCGATTGCGGCTAGCAACCCGTGCAGCACGCCCAGCACCAGCACGGCCAGCAATGCGGCAATCACCACGAGCCGATCGCGGTGCCAGGCCCAGTAAGGTCTGAACACTGCGGGATGCAGCGAGTGGCTGACCGCAAAGATCACGATGGCCGCCAGCACCGGCTCGGGAATACGCGCGAGCTGCGGCAGGAACAGCCACACGATCAGCGCCACCACGGCCGCCGCGCACAGCCCTGAGAACCGCGATTGCGCACCCGCGGCTTCGTTGGCAGACGTGGCGGAATATCCGGCGCCGACGGGCATGCCGTGCAGCAGGCCCGAGAGCAGGTTGGCGCAGCCCAGGGCGACGAGGTCACGGTTGGCGGAGATACTGTCGCCGTGCTTGAGCGCGAAATTTCGGATCGAACCGTAGGACTCGGCATAGAGGATCAGCATGAGTGCAAAACCGAGTTCGGCGCTCTGCATCCATTGCGCGCGGCCCAGGTCGGGTACGCCGAAGCTGATGTTCTGCAGGTCGATATGGCCGACCACGGCAATGCCGTAAGCATGC
It encodes the following:
- a CDS encoding alpha/beta hydrolase domain-containing protein; its protein translation is MKLPILGGALALACALAACGGNSDAGPPAPVASTAPAPAYRITVSKTEPVAGTFGNVGAYEKISGTFTGEVDPADARNGIITDLKLAPRNANGNVEYTSEFVLFKPVDMSKANGVLRYDAPNRGNIVNLDPYFASRGYVFLSSAWQGDVPESAGRVTLTVPVAKNADGSSIIGTYRAELLPTVATTASLTLPGGAFNGAMVPYAPASLDNTQPGYVLTRRINESDPRQLIPATDWKFAQCSSTVPFPGTPDPANICVKGGWDPQYLYELVYVAKDPKVMGLGLAAVRDMVSFLRSAPADAPGVANPVAGAIRYAIGSGVSQCGNFMKTFINLGFNQAADGSKVFDGVFAQIAARQTNINMRFAVPGGGGGVRADHTAFGQGGRRGLAKDYVDDVAGRQGGIMTRCDASGTCPKLFVGFSGTEFWTLQGSPMLTDAFGTKDLVQPDNARVYYYASSQHLLGAPSVPGASAAAVFGPAYNALYATNGNTGVVPVIRALYQDLEDWVVRGTQPPDNQVPRIADATLVAPAHVAFPAIPGVTYTGLVNTFHLLDWGPQYTPQDETGIATQVPPAYLGRDYAILVPQVDADGNDIAGIRSLDVAVPLATNTGWNTINRPGIVDQPGLVGSFFPLQKTAAARASANDPRLSIEERYGTQSGYVAAVTAAASSLVARRFLLQADADAAIAYATAHAVLP
- the mprF gene encoding bifunctional lysylphosphatidylglycerol flippase/synthetase MprF: MPDAASNDASPTPRRSSAHPAPATPATPARPDSGLGLAGWIVVGMVLVLGALVFDSLYALLDHVHYADMVAALQATPRSHLLLAVLATALSYVALTGYDASGLRYAGAHVAPATVATTSFIAYALGNTIGLGSLTAGAVRTRLYAAAGVDAARVTEAVAFDAGALGVPTTAFGAVGLLWGAPHIAAITHLPVALLEVVALLVLAGVVALLLLCMRQRHVMLFGRWEIRLPPPGLAARQFAISAADMIAAAAALWVLMPAGAVDLPTFVAFYALAVTLGVLSQSPGGLGVFEAVILLGCSGQAPPAEVLAALLFYRVIYFLLPLVVAAAMLGAFELRSGAGAPFGRAAVKLSPGLLAALTMVAGVMLLVSGVTPASDEAEDLLRMHVPLFVVEASHMIGSVAGFIMLFVARGLLHRLDAAWWAALVLSLLTGVLALPKGIAVSEMAVLVTLAVLLVVSRRQFDRPSSLFSQRLEAGWLLAMVCVFAACVWILFFAYREVAYANQLWWQFTFDGDAPRSIRALMAVAVTGLGFGMWQLFRKEPGVTTYPSDEELARAAEIVRKQPAADATLALMGDKSLLFSPSGNAFIMYAKQGRSWVALSDPVGAQQEWPELIWRFIEMADAHGGRAAFYKTRPQTLPLYLDAGLRAYKLGEEAYVSLPEFSLKGSRRANLRHGVTRGEREGLSFEIIPTAEVSTVLDELRAISDEWLRNQNAREKGFSLGAFEDRYILSQPVAVVRREGVILAFATLMCPDVLRIEASVDLMRYRSDVPPGTMDFLFGKVILHFQAQGYQRFGLGMAPMSGMVEHQLAPRWHRFGRMMFRHGARFYNFRGLRNFKDKFEPVWEARYLLARGGLAPLFTLTDVAALIGGGLKGVISK
- a CDS encoding sensor domain-containing diguanylate cyclase, whose product is MPLQRATGAFLRRPSLLIIGASVLSLMLAALTALSLWEMRSDALARARDAADNLSLILQRDIARNIEVYDLSLQAVIDGVRDPAMLALPPNVRQLVLFDRSTNAQDLGSLLVTDKAGDVVIDSHSVPPRRIYLGDRDYFQVHQGSDNVGLYISEPFIPRATGLDRSLGLSRRLNGPHGEFNGIVVGTLRLNYFRRLFDGINLGPHATVTLIRTDGTLLMRRPYNEKLIGRSLADATAFQKRLLAPEGSYVDVAGLDGIERLFSFRHIGDHPLIVTVGLATEDIYAEWWQRAWVIGGIVLMLDAVFIALSILFAQHLRKRFEMEQQLHLLANTDSLTGLGTRRALDAALDVEWRRANRHHTPMAVLMIDVDDFKRYNDRYGHAAGDTALRTVARCVNDSIKRPGDFAGRYGGEEFCAVLPNTDLSGAVRVAEAIRAAVLAADEPNAGSAYGKLTVSIGVAVHSGVAAEDYTLEDLVRLADGRLYEAKAAGRNVVLPRQERPKLAVV
- a CDS encoding amino acid permease — translated: MTKATGSFEALAAREGGLQHRLSSAQLTMIAIGSAIGTGLFLGSGAAIQLAGPGVIVSYAIGAFIALLLMGCLAEMVVAHPTTGSFGAYAEHYVSPLAGFLVRYAYWAAVVFVIGAEVTAVAVYMAYWFPGVPAWVWIAGFSAVLVWINASSVDVFGVAEYWCSMIKVVAIVAFLAVASFAIYRAPEGGPIGFHNYVTTGGFLPHGWNGVWFGAVVSIFSFFGIELIAVAAGEAREPEAAATSAFRSTLFRLVFFYLCTLALMLAVVPWQQAGTGKSPFVRVMEILGIAGGAGVMNFVVLTAALSSMNAQLYVSTRMLFSLARGGQAPQALGAVSRRGVPLRALAVSSSGAALAAVLSVVLPGHSFLLMMSLAMFGALFTWLVIFVTHLRFRRAAERERRALRFRMWGFPVLTMLGAIAMAVIIVSTAWMPDFRMTLVVGVPFLAVMACVHLRIRDR